One Massilia sp. 9096 genomic window carries:
- a CDS encoding 4-amino-4-deoxy-L-arabinose transferase, which yields MNLATFGFILCGVLLNACAQLLLKAGTNAMGGAIHLSASNLLPTLIKVGTQLPILGGLACYVISVFVWIVGLSRADVTVAYPMLSMGYVVSAVGAWLFLGEVITVQRLVAIGVILVGVTLLARS from the coding sequence ATGAACCTCGCTACATTCGGCTTCATCCTGTGCGGCGTGCTGCTCAACGCCTGCGCCCAGCTGCTGCTCAAGGCCGGCACCAACGCCATGGGCGGCGCCATCCACCTGAGCGCCAGCAACCTGCTGCCGACGCTGATCAAGGTCGGCACCCAGCTGCCGATCCTGGGCGGCCTGGCCTGCTACGTCATCTCGGTATTCGTCTGGATCGTCGGCCTGTCGCGCGCCGACGTGACGGTCGCCTACCCGATGCTGTCGATGGGCTACGTGGTCTCGGCGGTCGGCGCCTGGCTGTTCCTGGGCGAGGTGATCACGGTCCAGCGCCTGGTGGCGATCGGCGTGATCCTGGTCGGCGTGACCCTGCTGGCACGCTCTTGA
- a CDS encoding DegT/DnrJ/EryC1/StrS aminotransferase family protein: MTTASAFLPFTRPTIDEETIAAVGEVLRSGWITTGPKNAAFEALLSEYFGGRPVRTFNSGTCTMEIGLRIAGVKPGDEVITTPISWPATANVIIEVGATPVFADIDPVTRNIDLDKLEAAITPRTRAIIPVFLSGLPVDMDRLYAIADKHKLRVIEDAAQALGSTWKGKRIGSFGDLVSFSFQVNKNITTGEGGCLVLNNLEEARLAEKYRLQGVTRSGVDGIDVDVLGGKYNMSDILAVIGLGQMKHVEAVTAKRAELARHYFDCFGPDFEARTGAQLPLQAFDTSNFHLFQIILPDRGPGTRADFMTRMQKEHNIGTGYHYAPIHLFTLYRERGFKEGMFPISEKIGRLTVTLPMFNSMTKDEVERVVAAVNAILTAEAPAQ, from the coding sequence ATGACTACCGCTTCTGCCTTCCTGCCCTTCACCCGGCCCACCATCGACGAAGAGACCATCGCCGCCGTCGGCGAGGTGCTGCGCTCCGGCTGGATCACGACCGGCCCGAAAAACGCGGCCTTCGAAGCCCTGCTGTCCGAGTACTTCGGCGGCCGCCCGGTGCGCACCTTCAACTCGGGCACCTGCACGATGGAGATCGGCCTGCGCATCGCCGGCGTCAAGCCGGGCGACGAGGTCATCACCACCCCGATTTCCTGGCCGGCCACCGCCAACGTGATCATCGAAGTCGGCGCGACCCCGGTGTTCGCCGACATCGACCCGGTCACCCGCAACATCGACCTGGACAAGCTGGAAGCCGCGATCACCCCGCGCACGCGCGCGATCATCCCGGTGTTCCTGTCCGGCCTGCCGGTCGACATGGACCGCCTGTATGCCATCGCCGACAAACACAAGCTGCGCGTGATCGAGGACGCGGCCCAGGCGCTGGGTTCGACGTGGAAGGGAAAACGCATCGGTTCGTTCGGCGACCTGGTCTCGTTCAGCTTCCAGGTCAACAAGAACATCACCACCGGCGAAGGCGGCTGCCTGGTGCTGAACAACCTGGAAGAAGCACGCCTGGCGGAAAAATACCGCCTGCAGGGCGTGACGCGCAGCGGCGTGGACGGCATCGACGTCGACGTCCTGGGCGGCAAGTACAACATGAGCGACATCCTGGCCGTGATCGGCCTGGGCCAGATGAAGCACGTGGAGGCGGTCACCGCCAAGCGCGCCGAGCTGGCGCGCCACTACTTCGATTGCTTCGGCCCCGATTTCGAGGCGCGCACCGGCGCCCAGCTGCCGCTGCAGGCTTTCGACACCAGCAATTTCCACCTGTTCCAGATCATCCTGCCGGACCGCGGCCCGGGCACGCGCGCCGATTTCATGACGCGCATGCAGAAGGAACACAACATCGGCACCGGCTACCACTACGCGCCGATCCACTTGTTCACGCTGTACCGCGAGCGCGGCTTCAAGGAAGGCATGTTCCCGATCTCCGAAAAGATCGGCCGCCTGACCGTGACCCTGCCGATGTTCAATTCGATGACGAAGGACGAGGTCGAGCGCGTCGTGGCGGCGGTCAATGCGATCCTTACGGCGGAGGCGCCGGCGCAATGA
- a CDS encoding glycosyltransferase gives MTLMEIKPEVSVVIPVYNEQAGLANLFARLYPAMDKLGLPYEIIFVNDGSRDNSVAILAEQYRKRPDVTRVVLFNGNYGQHMAILAGFEQTRGDITITLDADLQNPPEEIGKLIEKMREGYDYVGSIRRKRQDSAWRTYASKAMNRLREKITNIHITDQGNMLRAYGRNVIDLVNQCGEVNTFVPALAYKFSRRPTEIVVEHEERAAGESKYSLYSLIRLNFDLMTGFSLVPLQLFSLMGMVLSLASAALVVLLVLRRLFVGAEADGVFTLFAIAFFFMGVILFGIGLVGEYVGRIYQQVRARPRYVIQTVLQGVPGQEADEISALEKRRVTR, from the coding sequence ATGACGCTCATGGAAATCAAGCCGGAAGTGTCTGTCGTCATTCCGGTCTATAACGAACAAGCCGGCCTGGCCAACCTGTTCGCGCGCCTGTATCCGGCGATGGACAAGCTGGGCCTGCCCTACGAAATCATTTTCGTCAACGACGGCAGCCGCGACAACTCGGTGGCGATCCTGGCCGAGCAGTACCGCAAGCGCCCCGACGTCACGCGCGTGGTGCTGTTCAACGGCAACTACGGCCAGCACATGGCGATCCTGGCCGGTTTCGAGCAGACCCGCGGCGACATCACGATCACGCTCGACGCCGACCTGCAGAACCCGCCGGAAGAAATCGGCAAGCTGATCGAGAAGATGCGCGAAGGCTACGACTACGTCGGCTCGATCCGCCGCAAGCGCCAGGATTCGGCCTGGCGGACCTACGCGTCCAAGGCCATGAACCGGCTGCGCGAGAAGATCACCAACATCCACATCACCGACCAGGGCAACATGCTGCGCGCCTACGGGCGCAACGTGATCGACCTGGTCAACCAGTGCGGCGAGGTCAACACATTCGTGCCGGCGCTGGCCTATAAATTTTCGCGCCGCCCGACCGAGATCGTCGTCGAGCACGAGGAGCGCGCGGCCGGCGAATCGAAATACTCGCTGTACAGCCTGATCCGGCTGAACTTCGACCTGATGACCGGCTTCTCGCTGGTGCCGCTGCAGCTGTTCTCGCTGATGGGCATGGTGCTGTCGCTGGCGTCGGCGGCGCTGGTGGTGCTGCTGGTGCTGCGCAGACTGTTCGTCGGCGCCGAGGCCGACGGCGTGTTCACGCTGTTCGCGATCGCCTTCTTCTTCATGGGCGTGATCCTGTTCGGCATCGGCCTGGTCGGCGAATACGTCGGCCGCATCTACCAGCAAGTGCGCGCGCGCCCGCGCTACGTCATCCAGACCGTGCTGCAGGGCGTGCCCGGGCAGGAAGCCGACGAGATCAGCGCGCTGGAAAAGCGCAGAGTAACGAGATGA
- a CDS encoding formyltransferase, with amino-acid sequence MNQPRKRAVVFAYHNVGVRCLKVLLAGGVDVALVVTHQDSATENIWFESVIQVCETEGIPYVTPEDGKSPDLLQAVQAARPDLMFSFYFRHMLPQAILDVAPAYNMHGSLLPAYRGRAPTNWAVLHGEHETGATLHEMTVKPDAGAIVAQQAVPILPDDTAFEVFGKVTVAAELALYRVLPDLLAGTAPRTPNDLTQGGYFGGRKPEDGRIDWTQPARAVYNLHRAVAPPYPGAFTDVGPHRYVIERARLHHGSLPGLPAGLAVVDNAIFGVCGDGRALRIHSLLANGMRLSPAELQAQLAQTQA; translated from the coding sequence ATGAACCAACCCCGCAAACGCGCCGTCGTCTTTGCCTACCACAACGTCGGCGTGCGCTGCCTGAAAGTGCTGCTGGCCGGGGGCGTCGACGTCGCCCTGGTCGTCACGCACCAGGACAGCGCCACCGAGAACATCTGGTTCGAGTCCGTGATCCAGGTCTGCGAGACCGAGGGCATCCCCTATGTCACGCCGGAGGACGGCAAGTCGCCCGACCTGCTGCAAGCGGTGCAGGCCGCCCGGCCCGACCTGATGTTCAGCTTCTATTTCCGCCACATGCTGCCGCAGGCGATCCTGGACGTGGCGCCGGCCTACAACATGCACGGTTCGCTGTTGCCGGCCTACCGCGGCCGCGCGCCGACCAACTGGGCGGTGCTGCATGGCGAACACGAGACCGGCGCCACGCTGCACGAGATGACCGTCAAGCCGGATGCCGGCGCCATCGTGGCCCAGCAGGCGGTGCCGATCCTGCCCGACGACACCGCCTTCGAAGTGTTCGGCAAGGTCACGGTGGCGGCCGAGCTGGCGCTGTACCGCGTACTGCCGGACCTGCTGGCCGGTACCGCGCCGCGCACCCCGAACGACCTGACCCAGGGCGGCTACTTCGGCGGGCGCAAGCCGGAAGACGGCCGTATCGACTGGACCCAGCCGGCGCGAGCCGTCTACAACCTGCACCGCGCGGTCGCCCCGCCCTACCCGGGCGCCTTTACCGACGTCGGGCCGCATCGCTACGTGATCGAGCGTGCGCGTTTGCATCACGGCAGCTTGCCAGGTTTGCCAGCAGGCTTGGCGGTGGTGGATAATGCGATATTCGGCGTCTGCGGCGACGGCCGCGCGCTGCGCATCCACAGCCTCCTGGCCAATGGCATGCGACTCTCCCCGGCCGAACTGCAGGCGCAACTCGCACAAACGCAAGCATAA
- a CDS encoding bifunctional UDP-4-keto-pentose/UDP-xylose synthase: protein MKKVLILGVNGFIGHHLSKRILETTDWHVYGMDMSTDRISDLLGHPRMHFFEGDITINKEWVEYHVKKCDVILPLVAIATPSTYVKQPLKVFELDFEANLPIVRSAAKYGKHLVFPSTSEVYGMSHDAEFDPENSELVYGPINKPRWIYACSKQLMDRVIWGYGMEGLNFTLFRPFNWVGAGLDSIHTPKEGSSRVLTQFFGHIVRGETISLVDGGHQKRAFTYIDDGIDALMKIIENKDGKATGQIYNIGNPGNNYSIRELADMMLKLAAEYPEYAEGARKVQIVETSSGAYYGAGYQDVQNRVPKIDNTKNDLVWAPTTSMADALRGIFDAYRGQVAAAQALMD, encoded by the coding sequence ATGAAAAAAGTCCTCATCCTCGGCGTCAACGGTTTTATCGGCCATCACCTGTCCAAGCGCATCCTCGAGACGACCGATTGGCACGTCTACGGCATGGACATGAGCACCGACCGCATCTCGGACCTGCTGGGCCATCCGCGCATGCACTTCTTCGAGGGCGACATCACGATCAACAAGGAATGGGTCGAGTACCACGTCAAGAAGTGCGACGTGATCCTGCCGCTGGTGGCGATCGCGACGCCGTCGACCTACGTCAAGCAGCCGTTGAAAGTGTTCGAGCTGGATTTCGAGGCCAACCTGCCGATCGTGCGTTCGGCCGCCAAGTACGGCAAGCACCTGGTGTTCCCGTCGACCTCGGAAGTGTATGGCATGAGCCATGACGCCGAATTCGACCCGGAAAACTCCGAGCTGGTGTACGGCCCCATCAACAAGCCGCGCTGGATCTACGCCTGCTCGAAGCAGCTGATGGACCGCGTGATCTGGGGCTACGGCATGGAAGGCTTGAACTTCACGCTGTTCCGACCATTTAACTGGGTCGGCGCCGGCCTGGACTCGATCCACACCCCGAAAGAAGGTTCGTCGCGCGTGCTGACGCAGTTCTTCGGCCACATCGTGCGCGGCGAGACGATTTCTCTGGTCGACGGCGGCCACCAGAAGCGTGCCTTTACCTACATCGACGACGGCATCGACGCGCTGATGAAGATCATCGAGAACAAGGACGGCAAGGCCACCGGCCAGATCTACAACATCGGCAACCCGGGCAACAATTATTCGATCCGCGAACTGGCCGACATGATGCTGAAACTGGCCGCCGAGTACCCGGAATACGCCGAAGGCGCCAGGAAGGTGCAGATCGTGGAGACCAGCTCGGGCGCGTACTACGGCGCCGGCTACCAGGACGTGCAGAACCGCGTGCCGAAGATCGACAACACGAAAAACGATCTGGTGTGGGCCCCGACCACCTCGATGGCGGACGCATTGCGCGGCATTTTCGACGCCTACCGTGGCCAGGTCGCCGCGGCCCAGGCGCTGATGGACTAA
- a CDS encoding polysaccharide deacetylase family protein: protein MAPLLVLKIDVDTYRGTREGVPNLARMLKSHGAGATFLFSLGPDHTGWAMRRALRPGFFKKVSRTSVVEHYGVKTLMYGVLLPGPDIGAKTADEMRGVKDAGFEVGIHTWDHVYWQDNVAKRDPAWTDAIMAKSEARHAQVFGQAPHTHGAAGWQMNAHAFARHDRMGYRYASDGRALLNDDGSLLDPDAGPYRLQGLQHIQMPTTLPTLDELLGREIDGVTIDESNIADHLLKLTAANPRDHVYTLHAELEGQKLAPIFERLLSGWKAQGYQLASMADYYEKIKHASLPAYPLQWGEVPGRSGELVVLDTTT, encoded by the coding sequence TTGGCGCCGCTGCTGGTTCTCAAGATCGACGTCGACACCTACCGCGGCACCCGCGAAGGCGTCCCCAACCTGGCGCGCATGCTCAAGTCGCACGGCGCCGGCGCGACCTTCCTGTTTTCGCTCGGACCGGACCACACCGGCTGGGCGATGCGGCGCGCGCTGCGGCCGGGCTTTTTCAAGAAGGTGTCGCGCACTTCGGTGGTCGAGCACTACGGCGTGAAGACGCTGATGTACGGCGTGCTGCTGCCCGGGCCGGACATCGGCGCGAAGACTGCAGATGAAATGCGCGGCGTCAAAGATGCCGGCTTCGAAGTCGGCATCCACACCTGGGACCACGTCTACTGGCAGGACAACGTCGCCAAACGCGATCCCGCCTGGACCGACGCCATCATGGCGAAATCGGAAGCGCGCCACGCCCAGGTGTTCGGCCAGGCGCCGCATACCCACGGCGCCGCCGGCTGGCAGATGAACGCGCATGCGTTCGCCCGCCACGACCGCATGGGCTACCGCTATGCCTCCGACGGCCGCGCGCTGCTCAACGACGACGGCTCGCTGCTTGACCCGGATGCCGGCCCCTATCGCCTGCAAGGCTTGCAGCACATCCAGATGCCGACCACGCTGCCGACGCTCGACGAGCTGCTCGGGCGCGAGATCGACGGCGTCACGATCGACGAATCGAATATCGCCGATCACCTGCTGAAGCTGACGGCGGCCAATCCGCGCGATCACGTCTACACGCTGCATGCTGAGCTTGAAGGACAAAAACTCGCCCCCATATTCGAGCGGCTATTGTCAGGTTGGAAAGCACAAGGCTATCAACTCGCCTCGATGGCCGACTATTATGAGAAGATAAAGCATGCTTCGTTGCCGGCGTATCCGCTGCAATGGGGCGAAGTACCCGGCCGGTCAGGCGAACTGGTCGTGCTCGATACGACAACATGA
- a CDS encoding peroxiredoxin: MAESLSAAAAAVQAADAHVPNFTAAMTGDQTFELDGRPAKYTVLYFYPKDNTPGCTTEAMAFRDHHDEFTALGVQVVGVSRDSLRSHENFKSKLGLPFDLISDPEEQVCNQFDVMKMKNMYGKKVRGVERSTFVIDANGKVVKEWRGVKVNDHVTEILDFLKNHS; the protein is encoded by the coding sequence GTGGCCGAAAGCCTATCCGCAGCAGCTGCCGCCGTACAAGCCGCCGACGCGCACGTACCAAACTTTACCGCCGCCATGACCGGCGACCAGACGTTCGAGCTGGACGGCCGCCCGGCGAAGTACACGGTGCTGTATTTCTACCCCAAGGACAATACGCCCGGCTGCACCACGGAAGCCATGGCCTTTCGCGACCACCACGACGAATTCACCGCGCTCGGCGTGCAGGTGGTCGGTGTCAGCCGTGATTCGCTGCGCTCCCACGAGAACTTCAAGTCCAAGCTCGGCCTGCCGTTCGATCTCATCTCCGACCCCGAGGAACAGGTGTGCAACCAGTTCGACGTCATGAAGATGAAGAACATGTACGGCAAAAAAGTAAGGGGGGTCGAGCGCAGTACGTTTGTCATTGACGCTAACGGCAAAGTGGTGAAAGAATGGCGTGGCGTGAAAGTCAACGATCACGTCACGGAAATCCTCGATTTCCTGAAAAACCACTCTTGA
- a CDS encoding PhoH family protein: MPLPKIPTKPATILLAKDYPQAEPGKTPVRAAAKAQNDEVEDLISGPAVASKSTRARKSKAALLAEAPAREETPVAAPATLPAPPRTDITNRKDGKEEKLRAKLRETDMNEPHPAKHKPVEVNVKSPASRKADSAGGAKMFVLDTNVLMHDPTSLFRFEEHDVYLPMMTLEELDNHKKGMSEVARNARQVSRTLDALIANVDDDAIEVGIPLAKLGNKDAKGRLFFQTRLNGAALPEGLPSGKADNQILGVVRALEADQSGRAIVLVSKDINMRIKARALGLAAEDYFNDHVLEDTDLLYSGIVQLPDDFWARHGKGMESWQEIRGGYSSTYYRVTGPLVPTLMVNQFVFMEPKNGEAPLYAQVREINGKTAVLQTLRDYSSNKNNVWGITARNREQNFALNLLMNPEIDFVSLLGQAGTGKTLLALAAGLAQVLETKVYNEIIVTRVTVPVGEDIGFLPGTEEEKMSPWMGAFDDNLEVLMKSDNDGGDWGRAATQDLIRSRIKIKSLNFMRGRTFVNKFLIIDEAQNLTPKQMKTLVTRAGPGTKILCLGNIAQIDTPYLTEGSSGLTYVVDRFKSWSHGGHVTLARGERSRLADFASDVL, from the coding sequence ATGCCACTGCCAAAAATACCGACCAAGCCGGCAACCATTCTGCTGGCAAAAGATTACCCCCAAGCCGAACCCGGCAAAACGCCTGTCCGCGCAGCCGCGAAGGCGCAAAACGACGAGGTCGAAGACCTGATCAGCGGCCCGGCCGTTGCAAGCAAGAGCACGCGCGCGCGCAAGTCCAAGGCGGCCCTGCTGGCCGAAGCGCCGGCGCGTGAAGAGACGCCGGTCGCCGCACCGGCAACGCTGCCTGCCCCGCCACGCACCGACATAACCAACAGGAAAGACGGCAAAGAAGAGAAACTGCGCGCCAAGCTGCGCGAAACCGACATGAACGAGCCGCATCCGGCCAAGCACAAGCCGGTCGAGGTCAACGTCAAGTCCCCGGCCAGCCGCAAGGCCGACAGTGCCGGCGGCGCCAAGATGTTCGTGCTCGACACCAACGTCCTGATGCATGACCCGACCTCGCTGTTCCGCTTCGAGGAACACGACGTCTACCTGCCGATGATGACGCTGGAAGAGCTCGACAACCACAAGAAGGGCATGTCCGAAGTCGCCCGCAACGCGCGCCAGGTGTCGCGCACGCTGGACGCCCTGATCGCCAACGTCGACGACGACGCGATCGAGGTCGGCATCCCGCTGGCCAAGCTGGGCAACAAGGACGCCAAGGGGCGCCTGTTCTTCCAGACGCGCCTGAACGGCGCGGCGCTGCCGGAAGGCCTGCCCTCGGGCAAGGCCGACAACCAGATCCTGGGCGTGGTGCGCGCACTCGAAGCCGACCAGTCCGGCCGCGCGATCGTACTGGTGTCGAAAGACATCAACATGCGCATCAAGGCGCGCGCGCTCGGCCTGGCTGCCGAGGATTACTTCAACGACCACGTGCTGGAAGACACCGACCTGCTGTACTCGGGCATCGTCCAGCTGCCGGACGACTTCTGGGCCAGGCACGGCAAGGGCATGGAATCGTGGCAGGAAATCCGCGGCGGCTATTCCTCGACCTATTACCGCGTCACCGGTCCGCTGGTCCCGACCCTGATGGTCAACCAGTTCGTGTTCATGGAGCCGAAAAACGGCGAGGCGCCGCTGTACGCGCAGGTGCGTGAGATCAACGGCAAGACCGCCGTGCTGCAGACGCTGCGCGACTACTCCAGCAACAAGAACAACGTCTGGGGCATCACTGCGCGCAACCGCGAGCAGAACTTCGCCTTGAACCTCCTGATGAACCCGGAGATCGATTTCGTCTCGCTGCTGGGCCAGGCCGGTACCGGCAAGACCCTGCTGGCGCTCGCCGCCGGCCTGGCGCAGGTGCTGGAAACCAAGGTCTACAACGAGATCATCGTCACCCGCGTGACGGTCCCGGTCGGCGAGGACATCGGCTTCCTGCCCGGCACCGAAGAGGAAAAGATGTCGCCGTGGATGGGCGCTTTCGACGACAACCTCGAAGTGCTGATGAAGTCGGACAACGACGGCGGCGACTGGGGCCGCGCCGCGACCCAGGACCTGATCCGTTCGCGCATCAAGATCAAGTCGCTCAACTTCATGCGCGGCCGTACCTTCGTGAACAAGTTCCTGATCATCGACGAGGCGCAGAATCTCACGCCCAAGCAGATGAAGACGCTGGTCACGCGCGCCGGTCCGGGCACCAAGATCCTGTGCCTGGGCAACATCGCGCAGATCGACACGCCCTACCTGACCGAAGGCTCGAGCGGCCTGACCTACGTGGTCGACCGTTTCAAGAGCTGGAGCCATGGCGGCCACGTGACCCTGGCGCGCGGCGAGCGTTCGCGCCTGGCCGACTTCGCGAGCGACGTGCTGTAA
- the pulA gene encoding pullulanase-type alpha-1,6-glucosidase, whose product MTSRLRPGLHALTLACASVVMLAGCGAGDDGSSPVAARSAHQLAATGSVAAVAPVAAGSIRMHFHRVENDVAQWGVYSWDGPKNPSAAWITDRFLFASSDAFGGYVDIPLAASKSAISFLVTDGNGTKNCPNDQSAKLNADVYDKGQEVWMLEGDCNVYANQPALTYGDLSKANAYWLSANSLAWPLASTDGSYKLFYAANGGLSSDDSGVTGFDGSFDLSVAALPGDVQQKFAWLGAVTGLRLSDADAAKAAQLASSQFAIARYDAGGKLLQVTSLQTAGMLDDVFGAKAANATLGLSFNLRNAPTFRVWAPTAKAVQLDVYAGPNAAATAHVPMTRDAASGVWSYTAPDSSWMNKAYYTYTVQVLSRWANNTVVTNTVTDPYSVSVNAGSTRSFVANLDTLALKPAGWDQQRVKTVDAPTDIALYELHVRDFSASDTSVPTAHRGKYLAFTDVNANGMRHLRELADAGLTHVHLLPSFDYASVPETGCVTPTIPNSGPASSDQQAAVAAVADSDCFNWGYDPVHYNTPEGSYASNANDGIARVREFRSMVQALHGAGLHVTMDVVYNHTSQSQQGSLSTLDRIVPAYYYRLGSDGHILNDSCCADTAQENTMMGKLIVDSISLWASAYKVDSFRFDIMGFTPLELMKRIQVAANKAAGHDVYLYGEGWNFGAVQNDARFVQARQANLFGTGIGSFNDRMRDTIRGGGCCDSGNDLIAQQGFVSGAYFDPNGQSTQTRDDALRLADLVRVTLSGSLRNYSFTDRNGALRTNAQIDYFGQPAGYTGQPSESINYIQAHDNQTLFDINAYRLPQSTSLADRVRVQNLGNAINMLAQGIPFFEAGQELLRSRSMDANGYNSGDWFNRLDYSYQSNNFAVGLPPAGSNQANWAMMTPILTNPLIKPDTRAILQAKAGFEEMLQIRQDSSLFRLRTAQDVIDRLKFYNVGPNQVPGVIAMGIDGSNPGRYAGAQYKAVVVMFNVDKVAKTVAVPELKGRQLQLHRVQRNGADEVVKSSTFDKASGSFTIPARTTAVFVQNAGD is encoded by the coding sequence TTGACTTCACGACTGCGGCCGGGGTTGCACGCCCTGACGCTGGCGTGCGCCAGCGTGGTCATGCTCGCCGGCTGCGGCGCCGGCGACGACGGCAGCAGCCCGGTCGCGGCGCGCAGCGCGCACCAGCTGGCAGCCACCGGCAGCGTCGCGGCTGTGGCGCCGGTCGCGGCCGGCAGTATCCGCATGCACTTCCACCGCGTCGAAAACGACGTCGCGCAATGGGGCGTGTATTCCTGGGATGGCCCGAAGAACCCGAGCGCGGCCTGGATCACCGACCGCTTCCTGTTCGCCAGCAGCGATGCCTTCGGCGGCTACGTCGACATCCCGCTGGCGGCCAGCAAGAGCGCGATCTCGTTCCTGGTCACCGACGGCAACGGCACCAAGAACTGTCCGAACGACCAGAGCGCCAAGCTGAACGCCGACGTCTACGACAAGGGCCAGGAAGTCTGGATGCTCGAAGGCGACTGCAACGTCTACGCCAACCAGCCGGCGCTGACCTACGGCGACCTGTCCAAGGCCAACGCCTACTGGCTGTCCGCCAACAGCCTGGCCTGGCCGCTGGCTTCAACGGACGGCAGCTACAAACTGTTCTACGCAGCCAACGGCGGCCTGTCCTCGGACGACAGCGGCGTCACCGGCTTCGATGGCAGCTTCGACCTGAGCGTGGCCGCGTTGCCGGGCGACGTCCAGCAAAAGTTCGCCTGGCTCGGCGCCGTCACCGGTCTGCGCCTGTCGGACGCGGATGCGGCCAAGGCCGCCCAGCTGGCCAGCAGCCAGTTCGCGATCGCGCGCTATGACGCCGGCGGCAAGCTGCTGCAGGTCACCTCGCTGCAGACGGCCGGCATGCTCGACGACGTGTTCGGCGCCAAGGCGGCCAACGCGACCCTCGGCCTGTCCTTCAACCTGCGCAACGCGCCGACCTTCCGCGTCTGGGCGCCGACCGCCAAGGCCGTCCAGCTGGACGTGTATGCCGGCCCGAACGCCGCCGCCACGGCCCACGTGCCGATGACGCGCGACGCCGCCAGCGGCGTGTGGAGCTACACCGCGCCCGATTCGAGCTGGATGAACAAGGCCTACTACACCTACACGGTACAGGTGCTGTCGCGCTGGGCCAACAACACGGTCGTGACCAATACCGTCACCGACCCGTACTCGGTCAGCGTCAACGCCGGCAGCACGCGCAGCTTCGTGGCCAACCTGGACACCCTGGCGCTCAAGCCGGCGGGCTGGGACCAGCAGCGCGTCAAGACCGTCGATGCGCCCACCGACATTGCGCTGTACGAGCTGCACGTGCGCGATTTCTCGGCATCCGACACCAGCGTGCCGACCGCCCACCGCGGCAAGTACCTGGCCTTCACCGACGTCAATGCGAACGGCATGCGCCACCTGCGCGAGCTGGCCGACGCGGGCTTGACCCACGTGCACCTGCTGCCCAGCTTCGACTACGCCAGCGTGCCGGAAACCGGCTGCGTGACGCCGACCATTCCGAACTCGGGCCCGGCCTCGAGCGACCAGCAGGCGGCGGTGGCGGCGGTGGCCGACAGCGACTGCTTCAACTGGGGTTATGACCCGGTCCACTACAACACGCCGGAAGGCAGCTACGCCAGCAACGCCAACGACGGCATCGCGCGCGTGCGCGAGTTCCGCTCGATGGTGCAGGCGCTGCACGGCGCCGGCCTGCACGTGACGATGGACGTGGTCTACAACCACACCAGCCAGTCGCAGCAGGGCTCGCTGTCGACGCTCGACCGCATCGTCCCGGCCTATTACTACCGCCTGGGCAGCGACGGCCACATCCTGAACGACAGCTGCTGCGCCGACACCGCCCAGGAAAACACGATGATGGGCAAGCTGATCGTCGATTCGATCTCGCTGTGGGCCAGCGCGTACAAGGTCGACAGCTTCCGCTTCGACATCATGGGCTTTACCCCGCTCGAGCTGATGAAGCGCATCCAGGTGGCGGCCAACAAGGCTGCCGGCCACGACGTCTACCTGTACGGCGAAGGCTGGAACTTCGGCGCCGTGCAGAACGACGCCCGCTTCGTGCAGGCGCGCCAGGCCAACCTGTTCGGCACCGGCATCGGCTCGTTCAACGACCGCATGCGCGACACCATCCGCGGCGGCGGCTGCTGCGACTCCGGCAACGACCTGATCGCCCAGCAGGGCTTCGTCAGCGGGGCGTATTTCGACCCGAACGGCCAGTCGACCCAGACCCGCGACGATGCGCTGCGCCTGGCCGACCTGGTGCGCGTGACGCTGTCCGGCTCGCTGCGCAACTACAGCTTTACGGACCGCAACGGCGCGCTGCGCACGAATGCCCAGATCGACTATTTCGGCCAGCCGGCGGGCTATACCGGCCAGCCGTCCGAATCGATCAACTACATCCAGGCGCACGACAACCAGACCCTGTTCGACATCAACGCCTATCGCCTGCCGCAGTCGACCAGCCTGGCGGACCGCGTGCGCGTGCAGAACCTGGGCAATGCGATCAACATGCTGGCGCAGGGCATCCCGTTCTTCGAGGCCGGCCAGGAACTGCTGCGTTCGCGTTCGATGGACGCGAATGGCTACAACTCGGGCGACTGGTTCAATCGCCTGGACTACAGTTACCAGTCCAACAACTTCGCGGTCGGCCTTCCGCCAGCCGGCTCGAACCAGGCCAACTGGGCGATGATGACGCCGATCCTGACCAATCCGCTGATCAAGCCCGACACGCGCGCGATCCTGCAGGCCAAGGCCGGGTTCGAGGAGATGCTGCAGATCCGCCAGGACAGCTCGCTGTTCCGCCTGCGCACCGCCCAGGACGTGATCGACCGCCTGAAGTTCTATAACGTCGGCCCGAACCAGGTGCCGGGCGTGATCGCGATGGGCATCGACGGCAGCAACCCGGGCAGGTATGCCGGCGCGCAGTACAAGGCGGTGGTGGTGATGTTCAACGTCGACAAGGTCGCCAAGACTGTCGCCGTGCCCGAACTGAAAGGCCGCCAGCTGCAGCTGCACCGCGTCCAGCGCAACGGCGCCGACGAGGTGGTCAAGTCGTCGACCTTCGACAAGGCCAGCGGCAGCTTCACGATCCCGGCGCGCACCACGGCCGTGTTCGTGCAAAACGCCGGCGACTGA